The stretch of DNA TTCAAATTTACCTTTTTGAGGTCGAGTGGGGTCACGCAACCTTTTTAGGGTTGCGTGTGGAACTTCATCGTTTGCAGTTATTACTTGAGAGCTGGATTAACGGCCTTCGTGGGGGCTGTAACGTTGTTAATCGGTTTGCCTTGTCGGCGATGCGGATTCTAGGGAGGCGTGGTGGGGGTAAACAGGTGGGGTTTTGATAAACACTTTTCGCGGTTTTGGTAACAATCGCTGGTTAGGGTGGGGAAGAGGGCTTTTTGGTGATGCAATTTGCTTGGGATACCGAGTGCCTGAATCGCTTGCAGGCAAGCTCCCACAGGGGGTTTGGGGTGTATGAGGGACGGGCGCAGGGCTCGCGTAAGGGGTAACTGGATGTTTTGTAGGGGCTTGTTACTACCATCGTCGAATGGTTCTATGGGGCCGGCCCGGCTACAACGGGGTCATACAAAAACAACTATTCCACCGAGGTAAGAAAGATGAGTGCGGCTTCTCTGTATCCCGTTCGTCCCGAGGTTCTGGCCAATACGCTGACTGACGAGGCGACCTACAAAGCCATGTACCAGCAGTCGGTCGTCAACCCTGACGGCTTCTGGCGCGAGCAAGCCAAGCGCCTCGACTGGATCAAGCCTTTCACCACGGTGAAGCAGACTTCCTTCGACGATCACCATGTCGACATCAAATGGTTCGCCGATGGCACCCTGAACGTTTCCTACAACTGCCTCGACCGTCATCTGGCCGAGCGCGGCGATCAAGTTGCGATCATCTGGGAAGGCGACGACCCGGCTGACAGCCGCAACATCACTTACCGCGAACTGCACGAACAAGTCTGCAAACTGGCCAACGCCCTGCGTGGTCAGGACGTACACCGCGGCGACGTGGTGACTATCTATATGCCGATGATCCCCGAAGCCGTGGTCGCCATGCTGGCCTGCACCCGGATCGGCGCGATTCACTCGGTGGTGTTCGGCGGCTTCTCGCCGGAAGCCCTGGCGGGTCGGATCATCGACTGCAAATCGAAAGTGGTGATCACCGCTGACGAAGGCGTGCGCGCCGGCAAGAAGATCCCGCTGAAGGCCAACGTCGACGACGCCCTGACCAACCCGGAAACCAGCAGCATCCAGAAAGTCATCGTGTGCAAGCGCACTGGCGGCGACATCAAGTGGAACCAGCATCGCGACATCTGGTACGAAGACCTGATGAAAGTGGCGGGCACCGTCTGCGCGCCGAAAGAGATGGGCGCTGAAGAAGCGCTGTTCATCCTCTATACCTCCGGCTCGACCGGCAAGCCGAAGGGCGTGCAGCACACCACCGGCGGTTATCTGCTGTATGCGGCAATGACCCACGAGCGTGTGTTCGACTACCGTCCGGGTGAAATCTACTGGTGCACCGCCGACGTCGGCTGGGTCACCGGCCACAGCTACATCGTCTACGGCCCGCTGGCCAATGGCGCGACCACTGTGCTGTTCGAAGGTGTGCCGAACTATCCGGACATCACCCGGGTGGCGAAGATCGTCGACAAGCACAAGGTCAACATTCTCTACACCGCACCGACCGCAATCCGCGCGATGATGGCCTCGGGTCAGGCCGCTGTTGAGGGCGCCGATGGCAGCAGCCTGCGTCTGCTCGGTTCGGTGGGTGAGCCGATCAACCCGGAAGCCTGGGATTGGTACTACAAGAATGTCGGCAAGTCGCGTTGCCCGATCGTCGATACCTGGTGGCAGACCGAGACCGGCGGCAACATGATGAGCCCGCTGCCGGGTGCTCACGCGCTCAAGCCCGGTTCGGCCGCGCGTCCGTTCTTTGGTGTGGTGCCTGCGCTGGTCGACAACCTCGGCAACATCATCGAGGGCGAGGCCGAGGGCAATCTGGTGATTCTCGATTCGTGGCCGGGGCAGGCGCGGACGCTGTATGGCGACCACGACCGTTTCGTCGACACCTACTTCAAGACCTTCCGCGGCATGTACTTCACCGGTGACGGTGCGCGGCGTGACGCTGATGGTTATTACTGGATCACCGGACGTGTCGACGACGTGCTCAACGTTTCCGGTCACCGTATGGGGACCGCCGAGATCGAAAGCGCCATGGTCGCCCACCCGAAAGTCGCCGAAGCGGCGGTGGTCGGTGTGCCGCACGACATCAAGGGCCAGGGCATTTATGTCTACGTCACCCTGAAGAATGGCGAAGAGCCGAGTGAGCAACTGCGCCTGGAGCTGAAGAACTGGGTGCGTAAAGAGATCGGCCCGATTGCTTCGCCGGACGTGATCCAGTGGGCGCCGGGGCTGCCGAAGACCCGTTCGGGCAAGATCATGCGCCGGATTCTGCGCAAGATTGCTACGGCGGAATACGACGGGCTGGGCGATATCTCGACCCTGGCGGATCCGGGTGTGGTGCAGCATTTGATTGATACGCACAAGACCATGAATGTCGCTTAAGCAATGATTCACAGAAGCCCTGTCCGGTTTTGCCGGGCGGGGCTTTTTTGTGTCTGGAGGTTTTGTGGTGGTTGGGCGGGCCTCATCGCTGGCAAGCCAGCTCCCACAGGTTTTGTGTTGTTTTGGCAGTTTTGATCGTTCCCACGCTCTGCGTGGGAATGCAGCAAGGGACGCTCTGCGTCCCAGAAGCCGATGCAGAGCGTCGAGGGAGGCATTCCCACGCGGAGCGTGGGAACGATCGCGGTCAATAATTATCGATCTACCCCGTAAGACCTTTCCCGCTGTTACCCGCCGCTTTCCACGTAACCAAATGTGTAACCGACCGCCCCGCGACGGGGCAAAGGGAAACGCATCGCCCCGTTTTAGAGCCTCGAAACCCCCGGTGAAAAATAAGACACAACGCTGCGCTTGCCGGATTAGAAGGGTTTGCGAATAATAGGCCCGCAATTTGCAGCATAGATCGGTTCACTGTCTTTCGCTCTTGCATGATTTTGCAAGGCTGTCAATGCGCTCAAGCGGGTTTCTCTGTGCATCTGTAATTAGTTGTCGCATTGAAGAAATATCGGCTTCGGGCCTGTCGTTAGAATGCCGATCACTCGCTCATCGTGGCTGACGTTGAAATCCCTGGTGGTTTCAATGGGAAATTTCCTACCGATGCTGCGCCGCTTTTCCGATTCACCCATTCGCATATTGGGCTGTCGCTCACTCTGCCGTTTTTGCCCTTTACCGATGGAGTCCCAAGATGAAGAAACTTGTGCTGCTTGGCGCCCTGGCACTGTCCGTGCTGTCGCTGAATTCCTTCGCTGATGAAAAACCTCTGAAGATCGGTATCGAAGCGGCTTACCCTCCGTTCGCCTCCAAAGCGCCGGACGGTAGCATCGTCGGTTTCGACTACGACATCGGCAACGCCCTGTGCGAGCAGATGCAGGTCAAGTGCGTGTGGGTCGAGCAAGAGTTCGACGGTCTGATCCCGGCACTCAAAGTGCGCAAGATCGACGCGATCCTGTCGTCGATGTCGATCACTGAAGACCGCAAGAAGTCTGTGGACTTCACCAACAAGTACTACAACACCCCGGCGCGTCTGGTCATGAAGGCTGGCACTCAAGTCAGCGAAAACCTGAGTGAGCTGAAGGGCAAGAACATCGGCGTGCAACGTGGTTCGATCCACGAGCGTTTCGCCCGCGAAGTCCTGGCCCCGCTGGGTGCCGAGATCAAGCCATACGGCTCGCAGAACGAAATCTACCTCGACGTGGCCGCCGGTCGCCTCGACGGTACCGTGGCTGACGCCACCCTGCTGCAGGACGGCTTCCTGAACACTGACTCCGGTAAAGGCTTCGCCTTCGTCGGTCCACAGTTCACCGACGTCAAATACTTCGGCGACGGCGTAGGCATCGCTGTGCGCAAAGGCGACGCGCTGAAAGACAAGATCAACGCCGCCATCGCGGCCATCCGCGAAAACGGCAAATACAAAGCTATCCAGGACAAATACTTCGCCTTCGATATCTACGGCAAGTAACACGTCTCTGCGACAAGTCAGAAATGGCGCAAGCAACAGGATCTCTGCGGTTTGCGCCATTTTTTCATCCCAACTTTCGAGGACCTGAATCATGTTGAAAGGCTACGGGGCTGTCATCCTCGATGGCGCATGGCTGACGCTTCAGCTCGCCTTGTCGTCCATGGCCCTGGCCATCGTTCTCGGGCTGATCGGGGTCGCGTTGCGCCTGTCGCCGATTCGTTGGCTGGCGTGGCTGGGCGATCTGTATTCCACGGTGATCCGCGGGATTCCCGACCTGGTGCTGATCCTGCTGATCTTCTACGGCGGTCAGGACTTGCTCAACCGCGTCGCCCCGATGCTCGGCTATGACGACTACATCGACCTGAACCCGCTGGCCGCCGGTATCGGCACCCTCGGTTTCATCTTCGGTGCGTACCTGTCGGAAACCTTCCGTGGCGCCTTCATGGCGATCCCTAAAGGCCAGGCCGAAGCCGGCATGGCGTACGGCATGAGCAGTTTTCAGGTGTTTTTCCGGGTGATGGTGCCGCAGATGATTCGCCTGGCGATTCCCGGCTTCACCAACAACTGGCTGGTGCTGACCAAGGCGACCGCGCTGATTTCGGTGGTCGGTCTGCAAGACATGATGTTCAAGGCCAAGCAGGCGGCAGATGCCACCCGCGAGCCTTTCACCTTCTTCCTCGCAGTGGCGGCGATGTACCTGGTGATCACCAGTGTCTCGTTGCTGGCGCTGCGTCACCTTGAGAAGCGCTACTCGGTAGGCGTAAGGGCGGCTGATCTATGATCTTCGACTACAACGTCATTTGGGAGGCCATGCCGCTGTACCTCGGCGGGCTGCTGACCACCCTCAAACTGCTCGCGCTGTCGCTGTTGTTCGGTCTGCTGGCGGCGCTGCCGCTGGGTCTGATGCGCGTTTCCAAGAACACCGTGGTCAACGGTATCGCGTGGCTCTACACCTACGTGATTCGCGGCACACCGATGCTGGTGCAGCTGTTTTTGATCTACTACGGTCTGGCCCAGTTCGAAGCGGTGCGTGAAAGCTTCCTCTGGCCGTGGCTGTCCAGCGCGACGTTCTGTGCGTGCCTGGCGTTTGCGGTCAACACCAGTGCCTACACCGCCGAAATCATCGCCGGCAGCCTCAAGGCCACGCCGAACGGCGAGATCGAAGCCGCCAAGGCCATGGGCATGTCGCGCTTCAAGATGTACAAGCGCATCCTGTTGCCATCGGCCCTGCGCCGGGCGCTGCCGCAGTACAGCAACGAAGTGATCATGATGCTGCAGACCACCAGTCTGGCGTCCATCGTGACCCTGATCGACATCACCGGCGCGGCTCGTACCGTCAACGCGCAGTATTACCTGCCGTTCGAGGCGTACATCACCGCCGGCCTGTTCTACCTGTGCCTGACCTTTATTCTGGTGCGCCTGTTCAAGCTGGCCGAGCGTCGCTGGCTGAGCTACCTGGCCCCGCGGAAGCACTGATATGGAACGCATCGACCACGTATTGCCGTGGAGCCACTTGGGCAGCGAGCGCAAGATCTCGGTATTCCGCTTCGGCAACGGTGAACGCAAGGCTTACATTCAAGCCAGCCTGCACGCTGACGAATTGCCCGGCATGCGCACCGCCTGGGAGCTAAAAAAGCGCCTTGGCGAACTCGAAGCCCAAGGG from Pseudomonas sp. P8_229 encodes:
- a CDS encoding ABC transporter permease — translated: MIFDYNVIWEAMPLYLGGLLTTLKLLALSLLFGLLAALPLGLMRVSKNTVVNGIAWLYTYVIRGTPMLVQLFLIYYGLAQFEAVRESFLWPWLSSATFCACLAFAVNTSAYTAEIIAGSLKATPNGEIEAAKAMGMSRFKMYKRILLPSALRRALPQYSNEVIMMLQTTSLASIVTLIDITGAARTVNAQYYLPFEAYITAGLFYLCLTFILVRLFKLAERRWLSYLAPRKH
- a CDS encoding ABC transporter permease, with product MLKGYGAVILDGAWLTLQLALSSMALAIVLGLIGVALRLSPIRWLAWLGDLYSTVIRGIPDLVLILLIFYGGQDLLNRVAPMLGYDDYIDLNPLAAGIGTLGFIFGAYLSETFRGAFMAIPKGQAEAGMAYGMSSFQVFFRVMVPQMIRLAIPGFTNNWLVLTKATALISVVGLQDMMFKAKQAADATREPFTFFLAVAAMYLVITSVSLLALRHLEKRYSVGVRAADL
- a CDS encoding ABC transporter substrate-binding protein, which encodes MKKLVLLGALALSVLSLNSFADEKPLKIGIEAAYPPFASKAPDGSIVGFDYDIGNALCEQMQVKCVWVEQEFDGLIPALKVRKIDAILSSMSITEDRKKSVDFTNKYYNTPARLVMKAGTQVSENLSELKGKNIGVQRGSIHERFAREVLAPLGAEIKPYGSQNEIYLDVAAGRLDGTVADATLLQDGFLNTDSGKGFAFVGPQFTDVKYFGDGVGIAVRKGDALKDKINAAIAAIRENGKYKAIQDKYFAFDIYGK
- the acs gene encoding acetate--CoA ligase — translated: MSAASLYPVRPEVLANTLTDEATYKAMYQQSVVNPDGFWREQAKRLDWIKPFTTVKQTSFDDHHVDIKWFADGTLNVSYNCLDRHLAERGDQVAIIWEGDDPADSRNITYRELHEQVCKLANALRGQDVHRGDVVTIYMPMIPEAVVAMLACTRIGAIHSVVFGGFSPEALAGRIIDCKSKVVITADEGVRAGKKIPLKANVDDALTNPETSSIQKVIVCKRTGGDIKWNQHRDIWYEDLMKVAGTVCAPKEMGAEEALFILYTSGSTGKPKGVQHTTGGYLLYAAMTHERVFDYRPGEIYWCTADVGWVTGHSYIVYGPLANGATTVLFEGVPNYPDITRVAKIVDKHKVNILYTAPTAIRAMMASGQAAVEGADGSSLRLLGSVGEPINPEAWDWYYKNVGKSRCPIVDTWWQTETGGNMMSPLPGAHALKPGSAARPFFGVVPALVDNLGNIIEGEAEGNLVILDSWPGQARTLYGDHDRFVDTYFKTFRGMYFTGDGARRDADGYYWITGRVDDVLNVSGHRMGTAEIESAMVAHPKVAEAAVVGVPHDIKGQGIYVYVTLKNGEEPSEQLRLELKNWVRKEIGPIASPDVIQWAPGLPKTRSGKIMRRILRKIATAEYDGLGDISTLADPGVVQHLIDTHKTMNVA